The following proteins are encoded in a genomic region of Nitrospira sp.:
- a CDS encoding sodium:solute symporter family protein, which yields MLVGFVALYLLCSVGIGLYAATRVQNTKDFAVAGRSLPLPVVTATVFATWFGAEAVLGISATFVKEGLRGVVADPFGSSLCLILAGLFFAPRFYRMNLLTVGDFYRLRYSRTVEVLCTLAVVASYLGWVAAQFKVLGLVLNVVTAGGISQSLGMIAGALIVLTYTTFGGMFSVAILDFVQITVIMGGLLYIGSIVSGLAGGVGTVVAHAAAAGKLDFFPPASLNAWIPFLGAWVTMMFGSIPQQDVFQRITSAKDEATAVRGSLLGGTLYFAFCFIPMFLAYAATLVDPARFLALLETDSQLVLPTLILEHTPIAAQIVFFGAVLSAVMSCSSATLLAPSVALSENVFKPMMARLNDAELLRMMRTVLIAFAAAVLAIALWSDASIYKLVVSTYKVTLVVAFIPLLAGLYWSKATTQGAIVAIAGGLVSWLGFEGFSSADAVWPPQLVGLLAAAIGMAVGSLAPQVLPVTTEQQAAGPS from the coding sequence ATGTTGGTCGGATTTGTCGCGCTCTATCTGCTGTGTTCCGTCGGGATCGGTCTCTACGCGGCCACGCGTGTGCAGAATACGAAGGATTTTGCGGTAGCCGGTCGGAGCCTGCCGCTGCCGGTGGTGACCGCGACGGTCTTCGCCACCTGGTTCGGCGCCGAGGCCGTGCTCGGCATTTCCGCGACCTTTGTGAAGGAAGGCCTTCGGGGTGTTGTGGCCGATCCCTTTGGATCCAGCCTCTGTCTCATTCTCGCCGGATTGTTTTTTGCGCCGCGATTTTACCGGATGAATCTCCTGACCGTCGGAGACTTCTACCGTCTTCGCTATAGCCGCACGGTCGAAGTCTTATGCACGCTGGCGGTCGTGGCGTCTTATCTTGGTTGGGTGGCGGCGCAGTTCAAGGTGCTGGGCCTGGTGTTGAACGTGGTCACGGCAGGGGGGATCAGCCAGTCTCTGGGCATGATCGCCGGGGCCTTGATCGTCCTGACCTACACGACCTTCGGCGGCATGTTCTCAGTCGCCATTCTGGACTTTGTGCAAATCACCGTCATCATGGGCGGCCTGCTGTATATCGGTTCGATCGTCAGCGGACTGGCGGGAGGAGTCGGGACGGTTGTTGCGCATGCGGCCGCCGCCGGGAAGCTGGATTTCTTTCCACCAGCCAGCCTCAATGCCTGGATTCCGTTTCTTGGTGCGTGGGTGACGATGATGTTCGGGTCGATCCCGCAGCAGGATGTGTTTCAGCGGATCACGTCGGCGAAGGATGAAGCAACGGCGGTGCGCGGGTCTCTTCTGGGCGGGACGTTGTACTTCGCGTTCTGCTTTATCCCGATGTTTCTGGCCTATGCCGCCACGCTTGTCGATCCGGCGCGCTTTCTGGCCTTGCTGGAAACCGACTCACAGCTGGTTTTGCCGACGCTGATTCTGGAACATACGCCGATCGCGGCGCAGATCGTGTTCTTTGGAGCCGTCTTGTCGGCGGTGATGAGCTGTTCCAGCGCGACGCTGCTGGCGCCGTCCGTGGCGCTCAGTGAAAACGTCTTCAAGCCGATGATGGCTCGATTGAACGATGCGGAGTTGTTGCGGATGATGCGGACGGTGTTGATCGCCTTTGCCGCGGCGGTGTTGGCCATTGCGCTCTGGTCGGACGCCAGCATCTATAAACTGGTGGTGAGCACGTACAAGGTCACGCTCGTGGTCGCGTTCATCCCGTTGCTGGCCGGACTCTATTGGTCGAAGGCCACAACGCAGGGCGCGATCGTCGCCATTGCGGGAGGGCTTGTGAGCTGGTTGGGGTTCGAAGGGTTCAGTTCAGCCGATGCCGTGTGGCCGCCGCAGTTGGTCGGGCTGCTGGCGGCCGCAATC
- a CDS encoding HEAT repeat domain-containing protein: MSLHLFAVRRLRIALTLLFFGSIIAVSVPDITQARKELLTAEEKDLLHRAEQIHLETLALSSHGPLDAGGITKAVATRFERLGYRIVTDGSQPHEVTVKVKCEELKTWEGTGRSGGDADMVDAAVRLWKGPACQLTYRFGTRSGDWRHEVRTPFSNPQEAAKNAEQADAGVYAIMKLIEQLQMDHFPFLLAAEWGQSSRLVQALDAPGTTLPQKQIVIGLLGDMLAVDAIPRLTAALKDSDQTVVQAAATALGTIGHEDGIPALLGLFNTGTPDQHRAAATGLGRLAPLHPGSAIVPTFIAALPGEPITNQIILVRALGKTTDRQVLGPLKTLHRSILKQARSDSSPETKELLATLGIALDGFDGVHTEE; the protein is encoded by the coding sequence ATGAGCCTTCATCTCTTCGCCGTCAGACGCCTTCGAATAGCGCTTACTCTCCTCTTCTTTGGATCGATCATTGCCGTAAGCGTTCCGGACATAACTCAGGCACGCAAGGAGTTGCTGACGGCCGAAGAAAAGGACCTCCTGCATCGGGCCGAACAGATCCATCTGGAGACCTTAGCCCTGAGCAGCCATGGTCCCCTTGATGCCGGCGGCATCACGAAGGCGGTTGCAACGCGGTTCGAACGATTGGGGTACCGCATCGTCACCGATGGCAGTCAGCCTCATGAAGTGACCGTCAAGGTCAAGTGCGAGGAACTCAAAACCTGGGAAGGGACAGGCCGCTCCGGTGGCGACGCCGACATGGTCGACGCCGCCGTACGACTCTGGAAAGGACCCGCTTGCCAGCTCACCTATCGCTTCGGCACCCGCTCAGGCGACTGGCGGCACGAAGTCCGGACACCGTTCAGCAACCCCCAAGAGGCGGCGAAGAACGCTGAGCAAGCCGATGCCGGCGTCTATGCCATCATGAAGCTGATTGAGCAATTACAGATGGATCATTTCCCCTTCTTGCTCGCTGCCGAATGGGGACAGTCTTCGCGATTAGTGCAAGCTCTCGACGCACCCGGCACGACGCTGCCACAGAAACAGATAGTGATCGGGTTGTTAGGCGACATGCTGGCGGTCGATGCCATTCCCCGACTGACCGCAGCACTGAAAGACTCCGATCAGACTGTGGTTCAAGCGGCCGCAACCGCGCTGGGAACCATCGGCCATGAAGATGGTATTCCTGCGCTGCTTGGACTCTTCAACACGGGCACGCCCGACCAACATCGCGCCGCTGCCACTGGCCTGGGCCGCCTCGCACCGTTACATCCCGGCAGCGCCATTGTTCCCACCTTCATCGCCGCGCTGCCCGGAGAGCCCATCACAAATCAAATCATCCTGGTCAGAGCCTTGGGCAAGACAACCGACCGGCAGGTCCTCGGACCGCTGAAGACATTGCATCGGTCGATATTGAAGCAGGCGCGCTCCGACAGCAGTCCGGAGACAAAGGAGCTGCTGGCCACCCTCGGGATTGCCCTCGACGGCTTCGACGGCGTGCATACGGAAGAGTAG
- a CDS encoding DUF5069 domain-containing protein encodes MPLPRPQDQLAGCVWLPRFAEKARRFLGQQLPLTSRVAFGSRPGIDGAFLRHFGLTAPQFLVAVRRSGDNEALSKWFLSLPEARPERIAEWNRRATLLGAKGHPGYLIRHVVKWFFYPKSVLSPVNSLFEAIEQDER; translated from the coding sequence ATGCCACTCCCTCGTCCTCAAGACCAACTGGCCGGCTGTGTCTGGTTGCCGCGGTTCGCCGAGAAAGCCAGGCGGTTTCTCGGTCAGCAGCTTCCATTGACCTCTCGAGTCGCCTTCGGCAGCCGGCCTGGCATTGATGGCGCGTTTCTCCGTCACTTCGGCCTGACGGCCCCCCAGTTTCTCGTGGCGGTTCGCCGGTCAGGGGATAACGAGGCGTTGTCGAAATGGTTTCTCTCGCTTCCTGAGGCACGCCCGGAGCGCATTGCCGAGTGGAATCGCCGCGCGACACTGTTGGGGGCCAAGGGGCATCCCGGCTATCTCATTCGACATGTTGTGAAGTGGTTCTTCTATCCGAAGTCGGTTCTCTCTCCCGTCAACAGCCTCTTCGAAGCGATCGAGCAGGACGAACGCTAA
- a CDS encoding DNA-3-methyladenine glycosylase I, translated as MNNKIRCSWAGEKPHMVRYHDQEWGRPVHRDRKHFEMLLLEGAQAGLTWDTVLKKRAGYRKAFAGFDPKKVACFTLRMKASLMKNPDIIRNRLKIESAVTNAQAFLAVQKEFGSFDAYVWSFVGGEPIVNRWKRMKDVPATNAVSDTLSKDLKKRGFRFVGSTIIYAYMQAIGMVNDHLVACFAISKKPTVPRST; from the coding sequence ATGAACAACAAGATCCGTTGCAGCTGGGCCGGCGAGAAGCCGCACATGGTTCGTTATCACGATCAGGAGTGGGGTAGGCCGGTTCATCGCGATAGGAAGCATTTTGAGATGCTGCTGTTGGAAGGGGCGCAAGCGGGGCTGACGTGGGACACGGTCCTGAAAAAGCGTGCCGGGTATCGTAAGGCGTTTGCGGGATTCGATCCGAAGAAAGTGGCCTGTTTCACGTTGCGTATGAAAGCGTCGCTGATGAAAAATCCCGACATTATCCGCAATCGCCTCAAGATCGAGTCGGCGGTGACGAACGCGCAGGCCTTTCTCGCGGTGCAGAAAGAATTCGGTTCGTTCGATGCCTATGTCTGGTCATTCGTTGGGGGTGAGCCGATCGTCAATCGGTGGAAACGGATGAAGGATGTGCCCGCCACGAATGCGGTGAGCGATACCTTGTCGAAAGACCTGAAGAAGCGCGGCTTCCGGTTTGTCGGGAGCACGATCATCTACGCCTATATGCAGGCGATCGGGATGGTGAACGATCATCTGGTTGCCTGTTTCGCAATATCAAAAAAGCCAACAGTTCCTAGGTCTACATAA
- a CDS encoding GNAT family N-acetyltransferase, with product MPIQITQAQPEDAAIVATLVGELLHEIMAAVSDKVFNFHQADTEARARVWLRDGCYAVLLARDGDVPIGFLALYQSYALYTEGAYGTIPEFYVRPTCRSQGVGAALLQQARLLGQARGWRRLEVTTPPLPEFDRTLAFYQREGFSISGGRKLKLELQ from the coding sequence ATGCCGATTCAGATTACGCAGGCTCAGCCGGAAGATGCAGCTATCGTCGCCACGCTGGTAGGGGAGCTGCTCCACGAGATTATGGCGGCGGTCAGCGATAAGGTGTTCAACTTTCATCAGGCCGACACGGAAGCGCGAGCAAGGGTCTGGTTGCGAGACGGCTGTTATGCGGTACTGCTGGCCCGTGACGGCGACGTGCCGATCGGATTTCTCGCCCTGTATCAGAGTTACGCGCTCTACACGGAGGGTGCGTACGGGACGATTCCCGAATTCTATGTCCGGCCGACGTGTCGTTCACAGGGAGTAGGGGCCGCATTGCTGCAACAGGCCAGGCTGCTCGGGCAGGCACGCGGATGGCGGCGGCTGGAAGTCACGACTCCACCCTTGCCGGAGTTCGACCGGACGCTGGCGTTCTATCAGCGCGAGGGGTTCAGCATCTCCGGCGGACGGAAACTGAAACTGGAGTTGCAGTGA
- a CDS encoding alpha/beta hydrolase translates to MEIPVLVLPGFGNSGPGHWQTLWEERHPAWRRVDLGQWDAPDCREWVRTLDMAVQRCAAPPILVAHSLACLLVAHWAGPSRAPVKGALLVAIPEPACPSFPATAKGFMPVPMHRLPFPALVVASTNDSFGSIGHARACATAWGSRFVDVGEVGHINADSGIGDWPEGYALFQEFVG, encoded by the coding sequence ATGGAGATTCCTGTGTTAGTCTTGCCGGGGTTCGGCAATTCCGGCCCTGGGCATTGGCAGACCTTGTGGGAAGAGCGCCATCCGGCATGGCGGCGGGTCGATCTGGGCCAATGGGATGCGCCGGATTGCCGGGAGTGGGTGCGTACGCTCGATATGGCGGTGCAGCGCTGCGCGGCTCCTCCCATCTTGGTCGCCCATAGTCTGGCCTGTTTGCTTGTGGCTCATTGGGCCGGGCCGTCACGGGCGCCGGTCAAGGGCGCGCTCCTCGTTGCGATTCCCGAACCGGCCTGCCCCAGTTTCCCTGCTACAGCCAAAGGGTTTATGCCGGTGCCGATGCACCGTCTGCCCTTTCCCGCGCTGGTCGTGGCGAGTACGAATGATTCGTTCGGGTCCATCGGCCATGCCCGTGCTTGTGCGACTGCCTGGGGCAGCCGGTTTGTCGATGTCGGCGAGGTCGGACACATTAATGCCGACAGCGGGATCGGCGATTGGCCTGAAGGGTATGCCCTCTTTCAGGAGTTCGTGGGGTAG
- a CDS encoding class I SAM-dependent methyltransferase, translated as MSQPDYVFTSAEDQLELTRLQAIEREFDPASCRRLYATGLATGWRCLEVGPGAGSLMQWMGERVGPSGHVVALDLSTKFLTAQRPAHIEVQQGDIRTASLPQGSFDLVHARYVLIHLPDYEIALSRMLAALKPGGWIVLEEPDFSASRGIVGTAAQLAAMRHINQSIHRMYESRGMDYALGLTLLPLLQARGLSQLAMENDAPVSAGGSGLAKMMAMSAQQLREKYLATGVVSEADLQHYGECAEDPQSRAVYYATVAVTGQKQAE; from the coding sequence ATGAGCCAACCTGACTACGTCTTTACGTCGGCCGAAGATCAACTGGAACTCACGCGGTTGCAGGCGATTGAACGGGAGTTCGATCCGGCCAGTTGCCGCCGCCTGTATGCGACCGGTCTTGCGACCGGGTGGCGTTGCCTGGAAGTGGGACCGGGCGCCGGCTCATTGATGCAGTGGATGGGTGAGAGAGTCGGGCCTTCGGGGCATGTCGTCGCGCTCGATCTCTCGACCAAATTTTTGACGGCGCAACGTCCGGCGCATATTGAGGTTCAGCAAGGGGATATTCGTACCGCCTCGTTGCCCCAGGGATCATTCGATCTCGTGCATGCGCGCTATGTGCTCATTCATCTGCCGGACTATGAGATCGCCCTGTCCCGGATGCTGGCCGCGCTGAAGCCGGGCGGATGGATTGTGCTGGAAGAGCCGGATTTCTCTGCCTCGCGGGGCATTGTCGGAACGGCTGCGCAACTCGCGGCGATGCGGCACATCAATCAGTCGATTCATCGCATGTACGAAAGCCGCGGGATGGATTACGCGCTGGGACTCACGCTGTTGCCTCTCTTGCAAGCACGGGGACTTTCCCAGCTGGCTATGGAGAACGATGCGCCGGTGTCTGCCGGCGGCTCGGGTTTGGCGAAGATGATGGCAATGTCCGCCCAACAGTTGCGGGAGAAGTATCTGGCGACGGGCGTCGTGAGCGAGGCGGATCTTCAGCACTACGGTGAATGTGCCGAAGATCCGCAGAGCCGGGCCGTCTACTATGCAACGGTTGCCGTCACCGGCCAGAAGCAGGCCGAGTGA
- a CDS encoding peptide chain release factor 3 has protein sequence MAIDQTRQGELAAATARRRTFAIISHPDAGKTTLTEKLLLYSGLIRTAGMVRGRKGGKTAASDWMGMEQERGISITASAMQFPYKDAIINLLDTPGHQDFSEDTYRTLTAADSAIMVIDAAKGVETQTRKLFDVCRLRRIPVLTLINKMDLPGRPPLDLMTEVEQALNIHASPVNWPIGSGSDFVGIVTRADHRVQLFSKTAHGGATKVDVANMLLADLERSGRVPPDVMEPVQHDLELLEIAGNPFSREQFLNGDVTPVFFASALTNFGIESFLDAFVTLAPCPSARLADREDGSECTIDPVETPFSAYVFKLQANMNPKHRDSTAFLRVCSGRFERDMMVTHHRLNREVRLSRPHSLVAQERSTVEEAYPGDIIGIINPGLFAIGDTISVTGGFNFKPLPQFQPEIFARLRPTDVGKRKAFDKGMEQMAQEGTVQIMRSLNDLDSLVAAVGRLQFDVLQYRLRHEYRVETILDALPFSCSAWLGGDPATFKAPSASMVVKDQRGRVVVLFGDQVMKTIARDRNPDHTLRDMG, from the coding sequence ATGGCTATCGACCAGACACGTCAGGGAGAATTGGCCGCGGCAACGGCGCGCCGCAGGACCTTTGCAATCATCAGCCATCCGGACGCGGGCAAGACGACGCTCACGGAAAAGCTGCTGCTCTATTCCGGGCTCATTCGGACGGCGGGCATGGTCCGCGGCCGCAAGGGTGGCAAGACCGCCGCTTCCGATTGGATGGGCATGGAGCAGGAGCGCGGTATTTCCATCACCGCCTCGGCCATGCAGTTCCCGTATAAGGATGCGATCATCAATTTGCTCGATACGCCGGGCCACCAGGACTTTTCCGAAGACACCTATCGAACGCTGACGGCGGCCGACAGCGCGATCATGGTTATCGATGCGGCCAAAGGGGTAGAGACGCAGACGCGCAAGCTGTTTGACGTCTGCCGCTTGCGGCGGATTCCCGTCCTGACGCTGATCAATAAAATGGACTTGCCGGGACGTCCGCCGCTCGATCTGATGACCGAAGTGGAACAGGCTCTTAATATTCACGCAAGTCCGGTCAACTGGCCGATCGGCTCCGGCAGCGATTTCGTCGGGATCGTGACGCGGGCCGATCATCGCGTCCAGCTGTTCAGCAAGACGGCGCATGGCGGCGCGACGAAGGTCGATGTGGCGAATATGCTCTTAGCCGACCTCGAACGCAGCGGCCGTGTTCCTCCGGACGTTATGGAGCCGGTGCAGCACGACCTGGAGTTGCTCGAGATCGCCGGCAATCCGTTTTCGCGCGAGCAGTTTCTGAACGGCGACGTGACGCCGGTGTTTTTTGCGTCCGCGCTCACGAACTTCGGGATCGAAAGTTTCCTCGACGCCTTCGTGACGCTTGCGCCCTGTCCCAGCGCCCGGCTGGCCGACCGTGAGGATGGCAGCGAATGCACCATCGATCCGGTCGAGACTCCCTTCAGCGCCTATGTGTTCAAGCTGCAGGCGAACATGAATCCCAAGCATCGGGACAGCACCGCGTTCCTCCGGGTCTGTTCGGGGCGATTCGAACGGGACATGATGGTGACCCATCATCGACTGAATCGAGAGGTGCGCCTTTCGCGCCCGCACAGTCTGGTCGCGCAGGAACGGAGCACGGTGGAGGAGGCCTATCCAGGCGACATCATCGGCATCATCAATCCCGGGCTCTTCGCCATCGGCGACACGATTTCGGTGACGGGCGGATTCAACTTCAAACCGCTGCCGCAGTTCCAGCCGGAAATCTTCGCGCGGCTTCGTCCGACCGATGTCGGCAAGCGAAAAGCCTTCGACAAGGGGATGGAGCAGATGGCGCAAGAAGGCACGGTCCAGATCATGCGGAGCCTCAACGACCTGGACTCGCTGGTCGCGGCGGTGGGCCGGCTGCAGTTCGACGTGCTGCAATACCGGCTGCGCCACGAGTATCGCGTGGAAACGATCCTGGATGCGCTTCCGTTTTCATGCAGTGCCTGGTTGGGCGGAGATCCCGCGACCTTCAAAGCGCCGTCGGCGTCCATGGTGGTGAAGGATCAACGCGGGCGTGTGGTGGTGCTCTTCGGCGACCAAGTCATGAAGACCATCGCCCGCGATCGCAACCCTGACCATACGCTCCGCGATATGGGGTAG
- a CDS encoding carbon-nitrogen hydrolase family protein: MAASSLRIAFLHLAPIPGDLAGNRRLIDTAIMQAAQAGANWILTPELAVCGYSFVDRIGTDWIAPQPDEWMTQMGRLASRLRITLFLAVPEQDLRTKQLHNSLFVITPDGRLSGTHRKINSLRVGSEAWSTPGTEAIPIPAAPLDKVGLLICADAYSPGIADSLRRQGARMLVSAAAWAPGFHGPNGEWERCTRDTGLPLFVCNRTGPDLTMDFTKAESVVVQDGTRRLSMSAVRSTIFLIEWDLLGQDLAAPSYQRIEL, encoded by the coding sequence ATGGCCGCATCTTCGCTTCGCATCGCGTTTCTGCATCTGGCGCCGATTCCCGGCGATCTCGCCGGCAATCGACGGCTGATCGACACCGCCATCATGCAGGCAGCACAGGCGGGGGCCAACTGGATCCTGACCCCTGAACTCGCGGTCTGTGGGTATAGTTTTGTGGATCGGATCGGTACCGACTGGATCGCGCCCCAGCCGGATGAGTGGATGACGCAGATGGGCCGCCTCGCATCGCGACTGCGGATCACGTTGTTCCTCGCTGTGCCGGAACAGGACCTTCGCACGAAGCAGTTGCACAATTCGCTGTTCGTGATCACCCCGGACGGCAGGCTCTCCGGCACTCACCGAAAGATCAACTCGCTGCGCGTGGGATCGGAAGCCTGGTCGACGCCAGGCACAGAGGCGATCCCGATTCCAGCCGCCCCGCTCGACAAAGTCGGGCTGCTCATTTGCGCCGATGCGTATTCTCCAGGCATCGCCGACAGCTTGCGCCGACAGGGCGCGCGGATGCTGGTATCCGCCGCCGCCTGGGCACCCGGCTTTCATGGCCCCAACGGCGAATGGGAGCGCTGCACGCGCGACACGGGGCTGCCGCTGTTCGTCTGCAACCGGACCGGGCCGGACCTCACCATGGATTTCACGAAAGCCGAGAGTGTCGTGGTGCAGGACGGAACGCGACGGCTTTCCATGAGCGCGGTACGCTCAACGATCTTTCTGATCGAATGGGACCTGCTCGGGCAGGACCTGGCAGCGCCGTCGTATCAACGCATCGAGCTGTAA
- a CDS encoding Na+/H+ antiporter, with the protein MDGLHQLEIIILLLAVVLLLTTVAQKLVVPYPILLVIGGLILGLIPGIPTVTLSPDLVFLVFLPPILWAAAYFTSWREFKENLRPISWLAVGLVLATTAAVAAVARAVLPGLGWAEAIALGAIVSPPDAVSATAIGKRLRIPRRVVTILEGESLVNDATALVLYRAAVGAAVGGSFVLGDTLLQFVLAAVGGVAIGVAVGMVSRWALRATTDSFSEIAITLLAPYVAWVLGEVTHASAVLACVAGGLHVRQHFSAAVAPVTRLQARAVWDLLIFVLNGFIFILIGLQLGALRTAIPVDRFGTVLMAGAAVSLTAIVVRLAWVPAAAALPRLISATLRARDPMPPWPHIFVTAWTGMRGIVTLAAALALPVTTAAGMPFPFRAEIILISFAVILATLVLQGLSLTPIIRALQLKEDRGLEREEMLAREQAAFAALGRLDGLAAGDGLWIEQIERLRVHYSRQLQRFAGSGPIDADCSSEAGERFRQLRHDTLTAERLALIQLRNDGTISDEVLHRLEHELDVEALRAGIGERRVPQ; encoded by the coding sequence ATGGACGGTCTGCATCAGCTCGAGATAATCATCTTGTTGCTGGCGGTGGTGCTGTTGTTGACCACCGTCGCACAGAAACTCGTCGTTCCCTATCCCATCTTATTGGTCATCGGTGGATTGATCCTCGGCTTGATCCCGGGGATTCCCACGGTCACGCTCAGTCCTGATCTGGTCTTCCTTGTGTTCCTTCCGCCCATCCTCTGGGCGGCGGCCTACTTTACCTCCTGGCGGGAGTTTAAGGAGAACCTCCGTCCGATTTCATGGCTGGCGGTGGGCCTGGTGTTGGCCACGACCGCGGCGGTTGCGGCGGTCGCCCGCGCGGTGCTGCCGGGCCTCGGATGGGCGGAAGCCATTGCCTTAGGCGCCATCGTTTCCCCGCCGGATGCGGTGTCGGCTACCGCCATCGGGAAGCGTCTGCGCATTCCCCGTCGCGTGGTGACGATTTTAGAAGGTGAAAGCCTGGTGAACGACGCGACGGCACTGGTGCTCTATCGCGCGGCTGTCGGGGCCGCGGTCGGCGGGAGTTTCGTGCTGGGCGACACGCTCCTGCAATTTGTCCTGGCTGCAGTCGGGGGCGTGGCGATCGGGGTCGCCGTCGGGATGGTGTCGCGTTGGGCGCTCCGCGCGACGACCGACAGTTTCTCGGAGATCGCCATCACGTTGCTCGCTCCCTATGTGGCGTGGGTGTTGGGCGAAGTGACGCACGCCTCGGCGGTGCTGGCCTGTGTGGCCGGAGGGCTGCACGTGCGGCAGCATTTCAGCGCGGCGGTCGCTCCTGTGACGCGCCTGCAGGCGCGGGCGGTGTGGGACCTGCTGATCTTCGTGTTGAATGGGTTCATTTTCATATTGATCGGGCTCCAACTCGGAGCCTTGCGTACCGCCATCCCGGTCGACCGGTTCGGCACAGTTTTGATGGCCGGCGCGGCGGTCAGTCTGACGGCGATTGTCGTGCGTCTCGCCTGGGTCCCGGCGGCGGCGGCGTTGCCACGCCTGATCAGCGCGACGTTGCGGGCTCGGGATCCGATGCCGCCTTGGCCGCATATTTTCGTCACAGCCTGGACCGGGATGCGCGGGATTGTCACGCTGGCGGCCGCGCTGGCCTTGCCGGTGACGACGGCGGCGGGAATGCCGTTCCCGTTTCGCGCGGAGATCATCCTGATCAGCTTCGCCGTAATTCTTGCGACGCTCGTGTTGCAGGGACTTTCGCTCACGCCGATCATCCGTGCGTTACAGCTTAAGGAGGATCGCGGCCTTGAGCGGGAAGAAATGCTCGCACGTGAGCAGGCGGCTTTCGCCGCATTGGGACGGTTGGACGGATTAGCGGCGGGAGACGGCCTGTGGATAGAGCAGATCGAGCGTTTAAGGGTTCATTACAGCCGCCAGCTTCAGCGGTTTGCCGGATCCGGTCCCATCGATGCGGACTGTTCGTCCGAGGCCGGTGAACGATTCAGGCAGTTGCGGCACGACACGTTGACCGCCGAACGGCTGGCATTGATTCAATTGCGGAACGACGGGACGATCAGCGACGAGGTGTTGCATCGGCTCGAACATGAACTCGATGTCGAAGCGTTGCGCGCGGGTATCGGCGAGCGCCGTGTGCCGCAGTGA
- a CDS encoding PilZ domain-containing protein: MKSATMPDELFLDIREHTRMRVPVPFSCALAEKARPRWFAKKRAGLGVVYDVSLKGARVTSEAPMNPGDQVTVLLRLPKQVAPLAVERATVRWAKDNTFGLEFMHLTSTAAIRLQRFLSSQVQSVA; the protein is encoded by the coding sequence ATGAAGTCTGCCACGATGCCCGATGAGTTGTTTCTTGATATCCGTGAACATACGCGGATGCGCGTTCCGGTTCCCTTTTCCTGTGCGTTGGCGGAGAAGGCGCGGCCGCGCTGGTTTGCGAAAAAACGGGCCGGCCTCGGCGTGGTGTACGATGTGTCGCTCAAAGGCGCCCGAGTTACGAGCGAAGCTCCGATGAATCCGGGCGATCAGGTCACGGTGCTGCTGCGCTTGCCGAAACAGGTGGCTCCGTTGGCGGTTGAGCGGGCGACGGTTCGATGGGCAAAGGACAATACATTTGGACTTGAGTTCATGCATCTGACGTCCACCGCGGCCATCAGACTCCAGCGGTTTCTCTCCTCGCAAGTTCAATCAGTTGCGTGA
- a CDS encoding YciI family protein — MKYLCLVYVEEKILHALPNHERVALSDESMAYCDRLQKVGQLLAASPLHPVETATTVRVREGKATTTDGPFAETKEQLGGFLMLDVPDLNDAIRIATHFPAARYGSVEVRPMKELGCA, encoded by the coding sequence ATGAAATACCTCTGTCTGGTCTATGTCGAAGAGAAGATCCTCCATGCCTTGCCAAACCATGAGCGGGTCGCCCTCTCGGACGAATCGATGGCCTACTGCGACCGGTTACAGAAGGTCGGCCAGCTGCTGGCGGCCTCCCCGCTCCATCCGGTCGAAACCGCCACAACCGTGCGGGTCCGCGAGGGGAAGGCCACGACGACCGACGGGCCGTTTGCCGAAACGAAAGAACAGCTGGGCGGCTTTCTCATGCTCGATGTGCCGGATCTGAACGACGCGATCCGCATTGCCACGCATTTCCCCGCCGCCCGTTATGGCAGCGTGGAAGTCCGTCCGATGAAGGAACTCGGCTGCGCATAA